In the genome of Manis javanica isolate MJ-LG chromosome 17, MJ_LKY, whole genome shotgun sequence, one region contains:
- the LOC140846981 gene encoding LOW QUALITY PROTEIN: zinc finger protein 541-like (The sequence of the model RefSeq protein was modified relative to this genomic sequence to represent the inferred CDS: inserted 1 base in 1 codon), translating into MDQNSTEEEGALPSEIHLPSFSESQGLNCSNALNQDLGPSSQDLFSAGLSGLDMDPSLPAPNVPSKVLEDNLDAFSLYSGEDRDSVKLLEKYADPESQASLQDLRLAMLQVPRDGDEGGRATSGSAGKEEQHHTSPQKLLLDCSVCGKVFSSTSSRSKHYLTHSQERKHVCGICSKAFKRKDHLTRHMLTHQKNKPFVCMEQGCSKSYCDDRSLRRHDEVQHGLCILKEAPANEEACGASSPAHKVASQPAHGLRSLVPPEARTPGPLLPNREPLCSIVSSTVHQEISSLGPVLAGPSYDGEGKNTACPSPPSLGPYTCTPAAPGTLGTDVAKECHPLWKEPAAGFTAVHCRVAEDGGPHPAESERPPQLPPTLESRQEAGPSVDPPQDSKSKLTISNRIQDGNTYRLPDPVNEESTAGGCNQQNGGPADWAEPRSTHVCKNCSQMFYTEKGLTSHICFHSDNRFCVRRALTGFGGGSQWLGVIVSGWRRPPGEAWAGTRSLAALLQGTGWRLILERPLCRLPMVPRRLPSLLCRCLGVRHGVFQASETGAEAGGGGTEPPRSLETLDGMSTAPLGTPASEPVGPVSQTPGSIAKGQDRDGEESSQPRKQRKCLRPKSSFLPPAPSAFGEPGPEGGHQRCLWSPVLLVDHSLQGLFQCSPDMPPLVLSPIREGSGLYLNXCSMSTQDDSDRVIGSKLDQVDDSSGICAIEDDNKPSIRPHIRIGHEFQAEIPELQERPPAETGEQGASLVWKPSDDVMGNPETQDRVTELCKMATSAMPGGGTNLELALHCLHEAQGDVPVALDTLIHGGPQKLPTHPLADYHYTGSDVWTSQEKVLFNKAFQAHKKNFHLIHKMVQTKSVAQCVEYYYTWKKKIRFAYVRAPGLENGVKRKLDEADRTETKTTCSPKKRRHRRPTPELRTEIEICRGQGIITTSPSAAPRRIPEPPGHVQGQGAFPCRECERVFDKIQSRNAHMRQHRPQDPVEPTVRAERPAKAFKLKEEEKEEEGELGPDMGPLQG; encoded by the exons ATGGACCAGAACAGCACAGAGGAGGAGGGTGCCCTTCCATCCGAGATACACCTCCCTTCATTTTCTGAGAGTCAAGGACTCAACTGCAGCAATGCCCTCAACCAGGATCTGGGTCCCAGCTCCCAAGACCTGTTCTCTGCTGGCCTGAGTGGTTTGGACATGGaccccagcctcccagcaccCAATGTGCCCAGCAAGGTGCTGGAGGACAACTTAGATGCTTTCTCCCTGTACTCTGGGGAGGACCGTGACTCCGTGAAGCTGCTGGAGAAGTATGCAGACCCAGAATCTCAGGCTTCTTTACAGG acctgaggctggccatgcttCAGGTGCCTAGAGATGGTGACGAAGGAGGCAGGGCCACCTCCGGGAGCGCAGGGAAAGAAGAGCAGCATCACACTTCGCCTCAGAAGCTGCTTCTGGACTGCAGCGTCTGCGGGAAGGTGTTCAGCAGCACCAGCTCCCGGAGCAAGCACTACCTCACGCACAGCCAGGAACGGAAACACGTTTGCGGAATCTGCAGCAAGGCCTTTAAGCGCAAGGACCACCT GACGAGGCACATGCTCACCCACCAGAAGAACAAGCCCTTTGTGTGCATGGAGCAGGGCTGCAGCAAGAGCTACTGTGATGACCGCTCCCTGCGCCGGCACGACGAGGTCCAGCACGGCTTGTGCATCCTGAAGGAGGCCCCCGCCAATGAAGAAGCCTGTGGggcctcctctcctgcccacaAGGTGGCCAGCCAGCCTGCTCATGGCCTGCGGTCCCTGGTGCCTCCAGAAGCCAGGACCCCGGGCCCCCTTTTGCCCAACCGAGAGCCTCTGTGCTCTATTGTAAGCAGCACAGTCCACCAGGAGATCTCTTCTCTCGGCCCGGTCCTGGCTGGGCCCTCATATGATGGGGAAGGGAAAAACACagcctgtccctccccaccctcactggGGCCCTACACCTGCACCCCAGCGGCCCCAGGGACCCTGGGCACTGATGTTGCCAAGGAGTGTCATCCCCTGTGGAAGGAGCCCGCCGCTGGGTTCACAGCCGTTCACTGCAGGGTAGCAGAGGATGGTGGTCCACACCCAGCTGAGTCGGAGCGGCCACCCCAGCTGCCGCCCACCCTGGAGAGCAGGCAGGAGGCTGGGCCTTCGGTGGACCCCCCACAGGACTCAAAGTCCAAGCTGACAATATCCAACAGGATCCAA GATGGAAATACCTACCGGCTCCCCGATCCAGTGAACGAGGAGAGCACGGCAGGTGGATG TAACCAGCAAAATGGAGGCCCTGCAGACTGGGCAGAGCCAAGGAGCACGCATGTCTGCAAGAATTGCAGCCAGATGTTTTATACAGAGAAAGGGCTGACCAGCCATATTTGTTTTCACAGCGACAA TAGGTTCTGTGTTCGCAGGGCGCTCACAGGCTTTGGGGGAGGGAGTCAGTGGCTGGGTGTCATTGTCTCAGGATGGAGGCGTCCTCCTGGGGAAGCCTGGGCAGGGACCAGGAGTCTGGCTGCGCTGCTCCAGGGGACGGGCTGGCGCTTGATCCTGGAGCGTCCCCTCTGCCGCCTGCCTATGGTTCCTCGTAGGCTACCATCTCTTCTCTGTCGGTGTTTGGGTGTCCGGCATGGAGTTTTTCAAGCCTCTGAGACAGGCGCTGAGGCCGGAGGTGGAGGCACAGAGCCCCCCAGGAGCCTGGAAACCCTCGACGGCATGAGCACAGCTCCTCTGGGGACTCCTGCATCGGAGCCTGTGGGCCCAGTGAGCCAGACCCCGGGGAGCATAGCCAAG GGACAAGACAGAGACGGGGAGGAGAGTAGCCAGCccagaaagcagagaaagtgccTGCGGCCCAAGTCATCGTTCCTGCCTCCCGCTCCTTCTGCCTTTGGGGAGCCGGGCCCCGAAGGAGGCCACCAGCGCTGCCTGTGGTCTCCGGTGCTCCTGGTGGACCACTCCCTGCAGGGATTGTTCCAGTGCTCTCCCGATATGCCGCCCCTGGTGCTGAGCCCCATCCGGGAGGGGTCTGGGCTGTATTTAA ACTGTTCCATGTCCACTCAGGATGATTCTGACAGAGTCATCGGCAGCAAGCTTG ATCAAGTGGATGACTCTTCTGGCATCTGTGCAATCGAGGATGACAACAAGCCCAGCATTAGACC aCACATCAGGATAGGACACGAGTTTCAGGCCGAGATCCCAGAGCTCCAGGAGCGCCCCCCAGCCGAGACCGGTGAACAAGGAGCTTCTCTGGTCTGGAAGCCATCGGACGATGTGATGGGCAATCCAGAAACGCAGGATAGAG TGACTGAGCTCTGCAAGATGGCCACCAGCGCAATGCCAGGAGGGGGCACCAACCTGGAACTCGCTCTGCACTGCCTGCACGAGGCCCAGGGCGATGTCCCG gtGGCCCTAGACACCCTGATACACGGAGGACCCCAGAAGCTGCCAACTCACCCGCTGGCCGACTACCACTACACAG GTTCAGACGTCTGGACCTCCCAGGAGAAGGTTCTGTTTAATAAGGCATTCCAGGCTCACAAAAAGAACTTCCACTTGATACACAAGATG GTCCAGACAAAGTCGGTGGCCCAGTGTGTAGAATATTACtacacctggaaaaaaaagaTCAGGTTTGCCTATGTTCGGGCCCCAGGCCTGGAAAATGGggtcaaaagaaagctggatgAGGCAGACAGAACAGAAACAAAG ACCACTTGCAGCCCTAAGAAGAGACGCCACCGACGTCCAACCCCTGAGTTGAGGACAGAGATAGAAATTTGCAGGGGACAAGGCATCATCACCACCAGCCCAAGTGCTGCTCCCAGGCGGATCCCTGAGCCTCCGGGGCATGTCCAGGGCCAAGGCGCTTTTCCCTGCAGGGAATGTGAGAG GGTATTTGACAAGATCCAGAGTCGAAATGCCCACATGAGGCAGCACCGGCCTCAGGACCCCGTGGAACCAACTGTAAGGGCAGAGAGACCAGCGAAGGCCTTTAAGctgaaagaggaggagaaggaggaggaaggggagctgGGGCCTGACATGGGCCCCTTGCAGGGGTGA